From the genome of uncultured Bacteroides sp.:
AACTTCTTAATCATAATTGTATATGTTTAGAGAACACAAAGCTACGAAATAACTTTTTTAATTGTACTTTTCCCGCTCAATAATTAATAAAATTAGTAAATTGCGGCTCGGATAATTGACAATATATATAATGAGTATAGTTATGAATAAAGTATTTAGAGCACGGGTTATTTGGTATCATTATATCTATTTTGTTCTTTTATCAGGATTAGCTCTTTCCTTTTTTATGGATAATTTTTTTAATTTAGGAGTACTGTTTATTTTGTGGTTCATTTATATGCTTGAAAAAACATTTCATACACAATATACAATAACTCCAGAACGAACTCTTATTATTTCTCAAGGCAGATTCTTTAAAAACAGAACTATAGCGATTGATGAAATTGAATCTATTGATGAATTTTATAAATTAAAGCTTGCTGGTATTTCTGTTACAGAATTTATATTGATAAAACACAGAAATAAATACTATTCTCTGCTTCCTGCAAAGGAAAAGAAGGCGGAGATGTTTCAATTACTGACAAATAGAGAATAAATTAACCATTACCGATCAACTACTATGAAATACGATGTTGCTATTATTGGAGGAGGTCCGGCTGGATATACAGCTGCCGAGCTTGCCGGAAAGGAGGGATTGAACGTAGTCCTTTTTGAAAAACAAAACCTAGGCGGCGTATGCCTGAACGAAGGTTGTATTCCTACCAAAACATTACTGTATTCGGCCAAAGTTTACGATTATGCCCGTCATGCCTCAAAGTATGGCGTAACTGTTCCTGAATCTTCTTTCGACTTGAGCAAGATTATTGCCCGGAAGTCTAAAGTGGTGCGTAAGCTGGTGCTTGGAGTAAAATCAAAATTGACAACCAATAATGTTACAATTATAACAGGTGAAGCAAAAGTAATTAATAAAAGTACGGTTCAATGCAACGACGAGACTTACGAATGCAGTAATCTGATTCTCTGCACTGGTTCAGAAACATTTATTCCTCCTATTCCCGGAGTAGATCAGATAAACTTCTGGACTCACCGGGATGCTTTGGATAACAAAGAACTTTCTTCATCTTTAGCTATCGTGGGTGGTGGTGTAATAGGAATGGAATTTGCCTCTTTTTTCAATAGTCTGGGAGTAGAAGTTACCGTTATTGAAATGCTTGATGAGATTCTGGGTGGAATGGATAAAGAACTTTCTGCTTTACTACGGGCTGACTATGCAAAGAAAGGAATTAAGTTCCTTATTGGTACAAAAGTGCTGGCATTTGAGAATGCAGGGAATGGGGCAACTGTTATATTTGAAAATCAGGAAGGCAAAGGAAGTATTACAGCCGAAAAGATTTTAATGAGTGTGGGACGCCGACCTGTTACTGAAGGCTTTGGTTTGGATAATCTTTCCCTCGAAAGAACTGAACGCAGATGCATTAAAGTTGACGAATACATGCAATCTTCTGTAGAAAGTGTTTATGTTTGCGGTGATTTAACAGGATTTTCTCTTCTTGCTCACACAGCCGTTCGGGAAGCAGAGGTTGCTGTTCATCATATTCTTGGGAAACAAGATAAAATGAGTTATTGTGCAATTCCCGGTGTGGTTTATACTAATCCGGAAATAGCAGGAGTGGGACAAACAGAAGAGAGTTTGCAATCGGCAGGTATTGCATATAAATCTATTAAACTCCCAATGGCATTCTCCGGTAGATTCGTTGCCGAAAATGAAGGAGTAAACGGAATGTGCAAAATGCTGATTGGTGAAGACGACACTGTTCTTGGTGTTCATGTTTATGGCAATCCTGCATCTGAGATTATAACTCTAGCAGTGATGGCTGTTGAATTGGGATTAAAAACGGAGGAATGGAAACGTTTTGTTTTTCCACATCCTACTGTTGGCGAAATATTTAAGGAGGCTTTATAATGAAACGTACTTTTTCCATATTGTTTTTTGTGTTCTTTTGTCAGATACTAGTCTTTGCACAGCCTGAGCTGAAGGCAAAACTCGATAAACTTTTGGAAGAAGATTTCTTAAAAACGTCTGAAGTCGGTATTTCTGTTTACGATCTTACAGATGGCAAGTCTCTTTATACTTATCAGGAAAATAAACTTTATCGTCCGGCTTCCATTCAAAAACTGATTACGGCAATAACCGGACTTTCAGTTCTTGGTCCGGACCATTTCTTTTCTACAACGTTTTACCATACCGGTGAAATAAGAAATGGAGTTTTAAATGGAGACCTTTATCTGGTAGGCGGACTCGATTCTGAGTTTATTGATCCCAGTATGAACGGATTGATAAGAATGCTTAGTCAGTCGGGTATAAAGAGTATAACCGGTAAGTTTATTGCAGATGTTTCAATAACCGACTCTCTATACTGGGGTGCAGGCTGGTCGTGGGATGATGCACTCTATTCTTTTCAACCGGAAATATCTCCGTTAATGCTTCAGAAAGGATATGTTGATATCTATACTAAACCGGGGAAAAAAGGTGAACCTGCAGAGTTAGTTTGCACTCCGGTTTCCTCATATTATACAATTAAAAACCAAACGGTAAGCAATAATCCGGAGAAAGAATCTCTGGATGCTTCCCGCCGTTGGATGGAGAAGGAGAATAATATTCTGGTTACGGGAAATGTACAGTCGGCCAAACGTTTACGAATAACTGTATCTAATTCTGCCAATTTTTTTATGCATACCTTTATGGAAAGAGCAAAGGAGAAGGGAATTCAACTTCCCGCTTATGTATATGGTGAACTTCCTAAGGATTCATCAGTGGTATTCTTTGCCCGACTTTCTCATCCCTTTAGTCTGGTGCTTCAGCGTGCCATGAAGAACAGCGATAACCTTTCTGCCGAAGCTATTCTTTATAACACTGCAGCGAAGGAATCAGGT
Proteins encoded in this window:
- a CDS encoding PH domain-containing protein, whose amino-acid sequence is MNKVFRARVIWYHYIYFVLLSGLALSFFMDNFFNLGVLFILWFIYMLEKTFHTQYTITPERTLIISQGRFFKNRTIAIDEIESIDEFYKLKLAGISVTEFILIKHRNKYYSLLPAKEKKAEMFQLLTNRE
- the lpdA gene encoding dihydrolipoyl dehydrogenase, with the protein product MKYDVAIIGGGPAGYTAAELAGKEGLNVVLFEKQNLGGVCLNEGCIPTKTLLYSAKVYDYARHASKYGVTVPESSFDLSKIIARKSKVVRKLVLGVKSKLTTNNVTIITGEAKVINKSTVQCNDETYECSNLILCTGSETFIPPIPGVDQINFWTHRDALDNKELSSSLAIVGGGVIGMEFASFFNSLGVEVTVIEMLDEILGGMDKELSALLRADYAKKGIKFLIGTKVLAFENAGNGATVIFENQEGKGSITAEKILMSVGRRPVTEGFGLDNLSLERTERRCIKVDEYMQSSVESVYVCGDLTGFSLLAHTAVREAEVAVHHILGKQDKMSYCAIPGVVYTNPEIAGVGQTEESLQSAGIAYKSIKLPMAFSGRFVAENEGVNGMCKMLIGEDDTVLGVHVYGNPASEIITLAVMAVELGLKTEEWKRFVFPHPTVGEIFKEAL
- the dacB gene encoding D-alanyl-D-alanine carboxypeptidase/D-alanyl-D-alanine-endopeptidase; this translates as MKRTFSILFFVFFCQILVFAQPELKAKLDKLLEEDFLKTSEVGISVYDLTDGKSLYTYQENKLYRPASIQKLITAITGLSVLGPDHFFSTTFYHTGEIRNGVLNGDLYLVGGLDSEFIDPSMNGLIRMLSQSGIKSITGKFIADVSITDSLYWGAGWSWDDALYSFQPEISPLMLQKGYVDIYTKPGKKGEPAELVCTPVSSYYTIKNQTVSNNPEKESLDASRRWMEKENNILVTGNVQSAKRLRITVSNSANFFMHTFMERAKEKGIQLPAYVYGELPKDSSVVFFARLSHPFSLVLQRAMKNSDNLSAEAILYNTAAKESGKKHLSREDGVKVIQRVISELGLNPKDYNLVDGCGVSLYNYVSPELLVAYLKYAYSQKSIFDELYPALPIAGVDGTLGGRMKEGKAYKNVHAKTGSVTGVSSLAGYTTASNGHIIAFSIINQNVMVTAKARSFQDKVCELLCE